Proteins found in one Paralichthys olivaceus isolate ysfri-2021 chromosome 19, ASM2471397v2, whole genome shotgun sequence genomic segment:
- the rd3 gene encoding protein RD3, with product MASWFSWNEPYYRSPRRDPADVVTDTLMLEFSWQLKEAERQQRERESEYRRLKTGVDYSWLASMPRSSYSISTGERLSLEDLCSKVPPSCCGLVILKFREVMQANEPEVQEVPGLFRSVLLEALEHLKEEQEAQRLTRQWNNKRAMSVSLINFRSRIKINPFGSTVGLTSAAAEGAGLSDLKTVSEDVERGTDRELRVWSMPDFRYKGTSSSKVV from the exons ATGGCCTCCTGGTTCAGCTGGAATGAGCCTTACTACCGGAGCCCCCGACGGGACCCTGCAGACGTGGTCACCGACACCCTGATGCTGGAGTTCAGCTGGCAGCTGAAGGAGGCCgagaggcagcagagggagagggagagcgagtACCGGCGCCTCAAGACCGGAGTGGACTACAGCTGGCTGGCCAGCATGCCTCGCTCCTCCTACAGCATCAGCACCGGCGAGAGGCTCAGCCTGGAGGACCTCTGCTCCAAGGTGCCGCCGTCCTGCTGCGGCCTGGTCATACTCAA GTTCCGGGAGGTCATGCAGGCCAACGAGCCCGAGGTGCAGGAGGTGCCGGGCCTGTTCCGTTCCGTCCTCCTCGAGGCTCTGGAGCacctgaaggaggagcaggaggctcAGCGGCTCACCCGCCAGTGGAACAACAAGCGTGCCATGAGCGTGTCCCTCATAAACTTCAGGTCCAGGATCAAGATCAACCCCTTCGGCAGCACGGTGGGCCTGACCTCCGCTGCGGCCGAGGGCGCCGGGCTGAGCGACCTCAAAACGGTGTCCGAGGACGTGGAGCGAGGGACGGACAGGGAGCTGAGGGTGTGGAGCATGCCCGACTTCAGATACAAaggaaccagcagcagcaaggtTGTTTGA
- the LOC109636211 gene encoding protein FAM133, with translation MSTRAECRVSSSSSRTEERERRTSTSRGREKRKRKRSRSRSSSSSSSSSSSSSSSSSSSSSSSSSSGSSHSSSRSRSSSSSSESRSKSRKQSKKRKKEKQHKKKGKKEKRHKRKKDKKAKGGEENSGPVQISKYLKDRKKGKYSMISGKKIKMKVKKSKKDKQRDKNRAELLDFLNSTL, from the exons ATG tCAACCAGAGCCGAGTGCAGAgtgtccagctccagctccagaacagaggagagagaaaggaggacaTCGACAAGCAGAG gGCGAGAAAAAAGGAAGCGGAAGCGCAGCCGCAGTAGATCGTCTTCATCGTCCTCTTCAAGTTCGTCTTCAtcgtcctcttcatcttcctcatcatcatcatcatcgtcttcatcgGGTTCATCACATTCGTCCAGCCGCAGTCGAAGTAGTTCGAGTAGCAGTG aATCCCGCAGTAAATCTAGAAAGCAatcaaagaaaaggaaaaaggagaaacaacacaaaaaa aaagggaagaaagaaaagcgtCATAAACgtaaaaaagacaagaaagcaaaaggaggagaggaaaactcGGGACCTGTACAGATCTCCAAG tacTTGAAGGACAGGAAAAAAGGCAAGTACAGCATGATTTCAGGGAAGAAGATAAAGATGAAGGTAAAGAAgtcaaagaaagacaaacag cgGGATAAAAATCGGGCAGAACTTCTCGACTTCTTGAACTCCACTCTGTGA
- the efhc1 gene encoding EF-hand domain-containing protein 1: MSWNWNEHGLPFLPGYTFRDVTKSAFHQSQTLMYKNGFALPCRPTVGIGQDPLLSEQLIQQEINKLTFESSDVNHGSSYKSHPEEFVPAHVALDKKVLRFYAYFKEDVQFSPDEVYRVRPVMIFYYLEDDSMYIYEPIVENSGLSQGKRLNRQRVPKNERGEHYEYKDLNLDIDLVVYGVKYHITHCDEFTMEFMESEGIILNDPQPMPVDPYSNSRKIPLPCHTTPSAFDHTHQFLTMDGKVLCFFALWDDADCLHKETRTVTIRYYLADDTVEIREAHEPNSGRDPFPFVMRRQKLHKKLKPQPFPSCVLQVSKDEVDEYYSPKDFQVGHTVKLLGRPFLLYDCDDFTKDYFQTNHPDMDMKPIEVQKTVDVDRKKEVPPYNGFGSLEDSLQNCSALIPKPPKKDVMKMLENNNKVLCYSATLDSQNPTDEGRRFILSYFLSNDMISIFENPTRNSGIISGMFLKKTRIPKPGSTVDNPDFYSPADFAIGATVDVFGHRFVLTNADQYVLTYLESISSQIPSQTLDSLRQKLGEGAANNQPGDEVEEPSE; the protein is encoded by the exons ATGTCTTGGAACTGGAACGAACACGGATTACCCTTCTTACCTGGATACACATTCCGGGATGTGACG AAGTCTGCCTTCCATCAATCACAGACTCTCATGTACAAGAACGGCTTCGCTCTGCCCTGTCGCCCCACTGTTGGCATCGGGCAGGATCCTCTTCTGTCAGAGCAACTGATCCAGCAGGAGATCAACAAGCTGACCTTCGAATCATCGGACGTGAATCATGGCTCCTCATACAAGAGTCATCCTGAAGAGTTTGTACCAGCTCATGTGGCCTTAGACAAGAAG GTGCTGCGCTTCTATGCATACTTTAAGGAGGATGTCCAGTTTTCCCCTGACGAGGTGTACCGTGTGCGCCCTGTGATGATATTCTACTACCTAGAGGATGACAGCATGTACATCTATGAGCCCATAGTGGAGAACTCTGGGTTATCGCAGGGGAAACGGTTGAATCGACAGCGTGTGCCCAAGAATGAACGAGGAGAGCATTACGAGTATAAAGACCTCAACCTTGACATAGATCTGGTGGTGTATGGGGTCAAGTACCACATCACACACTGCGATGAGTTTACAATG GAATTCATGGAAAGTGAGGGCATTATTTTGAACGACCCTCAGCCGATGCCAGTTGATCCTTACAGCAACAGTCGCAAAATCCCTCTGCCTTGCCACACCACACCCTCCGCTTTCGATCACACACACCAGTTTCTCACTATGGACGGCAAG GTGCTGTGTTTTTTCGCCCTGTGGGATGACGCTGATTGTCTGCACAAGGAAACCAGGACAGTTACCATCCGCTATTACCTTGCAGATGACACAGTGGAGATCAGAGAGGCCCATGAACCCAATAGTGGTCGTGATCCCTTCCCGTTCGTGATGCGCCGACAGAAGCTGCACAAGAAACTCAAACCAC AGCCGTTCCCCAGCTGTGTGCTGCAGGTCTCAAAGGATGAGGTGGACGAGTACTACTCCCCCAAAGACTTCCAGGTGGGTCACACAGTGAAGCTGCTGGGTCGTCCCTTCTTGCTGTATGACTGTGATGACTTCACTAAAGATTATTTCCAAACCAACCACCCTGACATGGATATGAAACCCATTGAAGTACAAAAGACGGTTGATGTGGACAGGAAGAAG GAGGTTCCTCCCTACAATGGTTTTGGTTCACTTGAAGATTCTCTCCAGAATTGTTCGGCTCTGATTCCCAAGCCTCCGAAAAAGGATGTGATGAAGATGCTGGAGAACAATAACAAAGTGTTGTGCTACAGTGCCACACTG GACTCACAGAATCCCACAGACGAAGGCCGACGTTTTATTCTGTCTTACTTCCTGTCCAACGACATGATCAGTATTTTTGAGAACCCCACTCGCAACTCAGGTATCATCAGTGGCATGTTCCTGAAAAAGACACGCATCCCCAAGCCGGGCTCTACTGTGGATAATCCTGACTTCTACTCACCTGCAGACTTTGCTATTGGAGCCACTGTGGATG TTTTCGGCCACCGCTTTGTGCTGACCAATGCTGACCAATACGTCCTTACATACCTGGAGTCCATATCAAGCCAGATCCCTTCTCAGACGCTGGACTCTTTGCGTCAGAAGCTGGGTGAAGGGGCAGCGAATAACCAGCCAG gtgATGAAGTAGAGGAGCCATCCGAGTGA